AGTTTTTTGGCGGAATAAATGGGGGGATTGAGACAAAATGAGGGCGGATTGCTACATTTTGAACACGAACTCATACAAACAGCCGGGTGGATCGCAACAATTCCAGGGAAAACTCATACAAGCTTAGCCAAAACAGTGACAACTACCACATTCACAAAGCATCACGAGACGTTTAAACCAGCTGGATCGTTAAAAACGCAATATCCAAAATTAAATAAGCTAGACAAATTTTAGATTTATATTTAAGTGCAGCGAAGCGTAAGGCGGCGACTCCAGCGGGATATAACGGACAGGTGAGACCCCGCAATGCGAAGCACGAGGAGGCTCACCGCAGTTCCCGCGGAAAGCGTCCGCCTGAAGCGCAGCGAAACGAATAAAAGGATGAGACAATCATTGTCCCATCCTCTTTTACTCTATCAATCTATTTCTTCTTTTTAGGCAGCTTAATCGTAATCTGGTAATAATCATCGTACTCTTCTTCTTTAGAATCGAGCTTCATACCTGAGTCTGAGATCATATTCAGCGACTGACGGATAGTGTTAACGGCAATCCGCACGTCTTTATTGAATGCCTTGCGCTTTGGCTTCGGCTTCGGCTCATTTGATTCAAGCATTTTCTGAACGCGCTGCTCAGTCTGCTTGACGTTCAGCTGCTGTTCGATGATTTCTTCTGCGAGTTTGTTCTGAAGCTCAGCATCCCTTAGAGGAATCAGTGCACGCGCATGCCGCTCCGTCATCTTCTTTTGGATAATGCTGTCCTGAACGAATTCAGGCAGCTTTAAAAGACGCAGCTTGTTTGCAACGGTTGACTGACCTTTTCCAAGGCGCTGTGCCAGGGCTTCCTGTGTCAATTCATGAAGATCCAGGAGCTTTTGATAAGCCATTGCTTCTTCCACGGGAGAAAGTTCTTCGCGCTGAAGGTTTTCAATTAAAGCAACAGATGCTGTTTCAGTGTCACTCATATTTTTCACAATGGCAGGCACGGTTTTCCAGTCGAGTGACTTCATCGCGCGCCATCTGCGTTCACCGGCAATGATTTCATAAGACCCGTCTCCGCTCTCGCGTACAACGATCGGCTGAATAATGCCGTGTGTATGAATGGTTCTTGCCAGCTCATCTATTTTTTCATCATCAAAAATCGTTCTCGGCTGAAAACGGTTCGGTTTGATCTGATGAATGTCAATTTGTTTAACTTCTTCTTGGTTCACTTCTTTTTCTTCCGTGGTTTCAGGCGAAACAGGCTCGTCCTTATCACCAAGGCCAAAGATCCGTGAAAACGGAGTC
This region of Jeotgalibacillus malaysiensis genomic DNA includes:
- a CDS encoding chromosome partitioning protein ParB, coding for MKTPFSRIFGLGDKDEPVSPETTEEKEVNQEEVKQIDIHQIKPNRFQPRTIFDDEKIDELARTIHTHGIIQPIVVRESGDGSYEIIAGERRWRAMKSLDWKTVPAIVKNMSDTETASVALIENLQREELSPVEEAMAYQKLLDLHELTQEALAQRLGKGQSTVANKLRLLKLPEFVQDSIIQKKMTERHARALIPLRDAELQNKLAEEIIEQQLNVKQTEQRVQKMLESNEPKPKPKRKAFNKDVRIAVNTIRQSLNMISDSGMKLDSKEEEYDDYYQITIKLPKKKK